One region of Trichosurus vulpecula isolate mTriVul1 chromosome 1, mTriVul1.pri, whole genome shotgun sequence genomic DNA includes:
- the LOC118837049 gene encoding thymosin beta-4-like: protein MSDKPDKAEIHKFGKSKLKKTETRENPLPLKETVEQEKQAVLDQQTSSMINTKMLCSSKSQLNL, encoded by the exons ATGTCTGACAAGCCAGACAAGGCTGAGATCCATAAATTCGGTAAGTCTAAATTGAAGAAgacagaaacaagagaaaacCCACTGCCTTTAAAAGAAACAGTTGAACAGGAGAAGCAAGCGG TTTTGGATCAGCAGACAAGCAGCATGATCAACACCAAGATGCTGTGCTCAAGTAAATCACAGCTGAATCTTTGA